A region of Pseudomonadota bacterium DNA encodes the following proteins:
- a CDS encoding long-chain fatty acid--CoA ligase produces the protein MNIGTLLSKSARTYPDKPAIIHGERCFTYAQFNERTNRLANALSRQGLRRGDNVAILQYNYPETLESIFACFKTGIGAVPINFRLHPKECAFIIDHSQARAVIISSEFNESLVEVKKRMPKVKLIITTKDATGDFEDYESLLSEADPNWSDVSVDPDDLAWLFYTSGTTGMPKGAMLTHRNMLAMIMNFYADMAPLSPDDAILHAAPLSHGSGIYGLPNIAKAATNVILDSKSFDPELVFQTIEKYRITNMFAAPTMIKLLVESEAVDRYDHSSLKCLNYGGAPMYAEDLKLALQKLGPCLVQLYGQGESPMTITYLPQRDHLRNGTPEQEKRLSSTGIERTDVEVKIFDAQDQELPPGEIGEVVTRSDLVMKGYWRNPEATAETIRNGWLHTGDIGYMDERGYLFLMDRSKDMIITGGENVYPREIEEVMLTHPAVHEVAVFGIPDPKWGEAIKAVVALIPDQKASAEELIRFCRDNLAAYKKPKSVDFTDELPKNNYGKILKRVLRDSYWEGKDRKII, from the coding sequence GTGAATATCGGAACTCTGTTAAGTAAATCGGCGCGCACCTATCCTGACAAACCGGCCATCATCCATGGTGAACGATGTTTTACCTATGCCCAGTTTAACGAGCGGACCAACCGGCTAGCCAATGCGCTGTCCCGCCAGGGTCTCAGGCGCGGTGATAATGTCGCCATCCTCCAATATAACTATCCGGAAACCCTGGAGTCTATCTTCGCTTGTTTCAAAACCGGCATCGGCGCCGTGCCCATTAATTTTCGCCTCCATCCCAAAGAATGTGCTTTTATCATCGACCATTCCCAAGCCCGGGCTGTAATCATCTCATCTGAGTTTAATGAGTCTCTGGTCGAAGTCAAAAAACGTATGCCGAAGGTCAAACTGATTATAACCACCAAAGATGCGACCGGCGATTTCGAAGATTATGAAAGTCTGCTTAGCGAAGCCGACCCAAACTGGAGTGATGTTTCCGTTGACCCCGACGACTTGGCATGGCTTTTTTATACTTCTGGCACTACCGGGATGCCGAAAGGGGCGATGCTGACCCACCGCAACATGTTGGCCATGATCATGAATTTCTATGCTGACATGGCTCCTCTGAGTCCTGATGACGCCATTCTCCATGCGGCCCCACTCTCGCATGGCAGCGGTATTTACGGCCTGCCGAATATTGCTAAAGCAGCCACCAATGTTATCCTTGATTCCAAGTCATTCGATCCGGAACTGGTTTTCCAAACCATTGAAAAATATCGCATTACCAATATGTTTGCCGCCCCGACAATGATCAAATTACTAGTCGAAAGTGAAGCTGTTGACCGCTACGACCACAGCTCTCTGAAATGTCTTAATTATGGCGGGGCCCCAATGTATGCGGAAGATCTTAAGTTGGCTCTGCAAAAACTTGGTCCCTGTCTGGTGCAGCTTTATGGCCAGGGTGAATCGCCGATGACGATTACCTATTTGCCTCAACGTGACCATCTTCGTAATGGGACCCCGGAGCAGGAAAAACGTCTCTCATCAACCGGTATTGAGCGAACCGATGTGGAAGTGAAGATTTTTGATGCTCAGGATCAGGAATTGCCGCCGGGAGAAATCGGTGAAGTCGTCACCAGATCAGATTTGGTGATGAAGGGCTACTGGCGCAATCCCGAAGCTACCGCTGAGACCATTCGTAATGGATGGCTTCATACGGGTGACATCGGCTACATGGATGAACGGGGCTATCTGTTTTTGATGGATCGCTCCAAAGATATGATCATCACCGGCGGGGAAAATGTCTACCCGAGGGAAATCGAAGAAGTCATGCTCACCCACCCGGCGGTACACGAAGTCGCAGTCTTCGGCATACCTGATCCCAAATGGGGTGAAGCAATCAAGGCAGTAGTGGCCCTTATTCCCGACCAGAAGGCAAGTGCCGAAGAGCTGATCAGGTTCTGCAGGGATAACCTGGCCGCCTACAAGAAACCAAAATCGGTTGATTTTACCGATGAGTTGCCCAAAAATAATTATGGCAAAATTTTAAAGAGAGTTTTACGCGATTCTTACTGGGAAGGTAAGGATCGCAAAATCATCTGA
- a CDS encoding beta-ketoacyl synthase N-terminal-like domain-containing protein produces the protein MMSKRKKLGREVAIVGAGMSQFGLFPEKNSKDLFLEAFLEMRDSVDKGVDLKEVEALYLGNFTNDFFTHQAHWGPIISDIIGLAPRPATRTEGACASSALAFREGVFAIASGMYDMVLVGGVEQMSACSTEQVAEGLALGTMPYEALAGFTFPGIFGAVATAYFAAFGASREQLMGVTIKSHNNAPLNPKGQIPLTVRDLMNKKAASFKRKEMSVPSWSDERDFLRDPQVNPMVAWPMHLFDCCPISDGGSCLLLTAADMATQFTDKPLYVAGIGQGSGRGFHASPEITSFEATKYAAQEAYGMSGMSASDIQFAEVHDCFSIAEIIHTEDLGFFAPGQGGHAVNDNLTALDGIMPINTSGGLKCKGHPVGATGTAQMVELWKQLRYEAGERQIPQPDLQIGLAHNLGGTGGTCTVTILERR, from the coding sequence ATGATGAGTAAAAGAAAAAAACTAGGGCGTGAGGTGGCCATAGTCGGTGCCGGCATGTCCCAATTCGGCCTCTTTCCTGAGAAGAATTCCAAAGATTTATTCCTTGAAGCTTTTTTAGAAATGCGAGACTCAGTTGATAAAGGAGTCGATCTCAAAGAAGTTGAGGCATTGTATCTGGGAAATTTCACCAATGATTTTTTCACCCATCAAGCTCATTGGGGACCCATCATCTCTGACATTATTGGTTTGGCACCACGTCCGGCAACGCGCACTGAAGGAGCGTGCGCCTCCAGTGCCCTGGCTTTTCGCGAAGGCGTTTTTGCCATAGCTTCGGGGATGTACGATATGGTGCTGGTGGGCGGCGTTGAACAGATGTCAGCCTGTAGCACAGAGCAGGTGGCTGAAGGGCTGGCACTTGGCACCATGCCCTATGAAGCCCTAGCAGGCTTTACCTTTCCGGGAATTTTCGGAGCCGTGGCAACTGCCTATTTTGCTGCGTTTGGTGCCTCCCGGGAACAGTTGATGGGGGTCACTATCAAGAGCCATAATAATGCGCCGCTGAATCCTAAAGGGCAGATCCCCCTGACGGTCAGGGATTTGATGAACAAAAAGGCCGCCTCTTTTAAACGTAAGGAGATGTCAGTTCCTTCATGGAGTGATGAACGAGATTTCCTCAGAGACCCGCAAGTCAATCCCATGGTTGCCTGGCCCATGCACCTGTTTGACTGCTGCCCCATCAGCGATGGAGGCAGTTGTCTATTGCTGACAGCAGCTGATATGGCAACTCAATTCACCGACAAACCACTTTATGTCGCCGGTATCGGCCAGGGAAGTGGCCGAGGTTTTCATGCTTCACCAGAAATCACCTCATTCGAGGCCACTAAATATGCCGCCCAGGAAGCTTACGGCATGTCCGGCATGAGCGCTAGCGATATTCAGTTTGCGGAAGTCCACGACTGTTTTTCCATTGCCGAAATCATCCATACGGAAGACTTGGGCTTTTTCGCTCCCGGTCAGGGAGGCCACGCAGTCAATGATAACCTGACTGCCCTTGATGGAATCATGCCCATCAACACTTCAGGCGGCCTGAAATGTAAGGGGCATCCAGTAGGAGCAACCGGCACGGCGCAAATGGTGGAACTCTGGAAGCAACTTCGTTACGAAGCTGGTGAACGCCAGATTCCCCAACCGGATTTACAAATTGGACTGGCACACAATCTTGGTGGCACCGGGGGAACCTGTACAGTAACTATCCTTGAACGGAGATAA
- a CDS encoding TRAP transporter large permease subunit, whose protein sequence is MEVADYLVISMFVTFIGLMFTGFPISWVLGGTAVIFTLVGMLADQYLSAFTGINYLVFSMNINRIYRLMYNWVLVALPMFIFMGLMLDRSGIAEKLMKSMQNLFGKVHGGLAVTVCLIGVILAASTGIVGASVVLLGLLTIPAMMDQGYSKTFAVGTVAGSGTLGILIPPSIMLVIMADQMALSVGDLFMGAVFPGLILGFLYIAYILIYGLIKPDKVPLDPERKPLQWRMLWDIVRDILPAALLILAVLGSIFAGITTPTEASGVGALGAILLAAANRKFNWTVLKEVTKACYNTTAYIYGILIGATAFALVLRSLGGDEFIEKILTSLPFGPYGVMFFILFCVFFLGFFLDWIEITLIVLPLVAPVVQNLGLSINGYGVVDNPTLVWFVILIAVTLQTSFLSPPVGFALFYLKGICPPEVTLGDIYKGVIPFIILQLIGLGLIIIWPQLVLWLPAVAYR, encoded by the coding sequence TTCTGGGTGGTACTGCGGTTATTTTTACGTTAGTCGGAATGTTAGCCGATCAATATCTCAGCGCCTTTACGGGGATTAATTATCTGGTGTTCAGTATGAACATCAATCGCATTTACCGACTTATGTATAACTGGGTTCTGGTTGCTTTGCCCATGTTTATCTTCATGGGCCTGATGCTGGATCGCTCAGGCATTGCCGAAAAGTTGATGAAATCGATGCAGAACCTTTTTGGCAAGGTTCATGGTGGCCTCGCCGTTACCGTCTGTCTGATTGGTGTTATTTTGGCTGCGTCAACCGGTATTGTCGGCGCATCAGTAGTATTGTTGGGGTTATTGACCATTCCGGCAATGATGGATCAAGGCTATTCAAAAACATTTGCCGTCGGAACAGTAGCCGGATCCGGAACCCTGGGGATTTTGATACCACCCAGTATTATGCTGGTTATCATGGCCGATCAAATGGCTCTTTCGGTCGGTGATCTTTTTATGGGTGCCGTTTTCCCCGGTCTGATCCTGGGATTTTTATATATTGCCTATATACTGATTTACGGTCTGATCAAACCGGACAAAGTACCTTTGGATCCGGAACGTAAACCTTTACAATGGCGTATGCTCTGGGATATCGTCAGAGACATTCTCCCTGCTGCCCTGCTTATCCTGGCCGTACTGGGCTCGATTTTTGCCGGCATAACAACCCCCACTGAAGCCAGTGGGGTTGGGGCTTTGGGAGCCATCCTGCTGGCCGCTGCCAATCGAAAATTCAATTGGACAGTTCTAAAGGAAGTTACCAAAGCCTGTTACAACACCACCGCATACATTTATGGCATTCTCATCGGGGCAACCGCTTTCGCCCTGGTCCTCCGAAGTTTGGGAGGCGATGAGTTTATTGAAAAAATCTTGACGTCGTTACCTTTCGGTCCTTATGGCGTCATGTTCTTTATCCTCTTTTGTGTCTTTTTTCTTGGCTTTTTCCTTGACTGGATTGAAATCACCCTCATTGTTCTGCCACTCGTTGCCCCTGTAGTTCAAAACCTGGGACTTTCGATAAACGGCTACGGTGTTGTTGATAATCCAACTCTCGTCTGGTTCGTTATTCTGATTGCCGTTACTTTACAAACATCTTTCCTTTCCCCACCAGTAGGCTTTGCATTATTCTACCTGAAAGGAATCTGTCCTCCAGAAGTAACCCTGGGTGATATTTACAAAGGGGTAATCCCTTTTATCATCCTGCAACTCATTGGTCTAGGCCTCATTATTATCTGGCCACAACTGGTTCTCTGGCTGCCGGCCGTAGCCTATCGATAA
- a CDS encoding SDR family oxidoreductase: protein MENNKYAFTGQNAIVTGAARGIGAGIALALAEAGAGVVISDIIPGDETVAKVTALGRSAHYVKADISKPGDIQHLAATAIEKMGHIDILVNNAGIVHRDSLIDTPVETWDRVCNIIMRGTFLCIQAIYPHMRDRGHGKIVNVSSISGIIGGAVSKFDDSPEMLRGRSGPAYAAAKGGVLSLTRWLAKDIAKDGIYVNAIAPGACKTEMTKGFDYSVQGLPIARWGTPEDMADAVLFLASAASNYITGQVLNVDGGWVMA from the coding sequence ATGGAAAACAATAAATACGCTTTTACGGGACAAAACGCTATTGTCACCGGGGCCGCCCGGGGTATCGGCGCCGGTATCGCTTTGGCCCTGGCTGAAGCCGGAGCCGGAGTAGTAATAAGCGATATCATCCCCGGGGATGAAACAGTAGCTAAGGTTACAGCCTTGGGACGTTCGGCCCATTATGTTAAAGCTGATATCTCTAAACCTGGAGACATTCAACACCTTGCCGCTACCGCCATTGAAAAGATGGGTCATATTGACATCCTGGTCAACAATGCCGGCATCGTCCATCGTGATTCGCTGATTGATACACCTGTGGAAACCTGGGATCGAGTGTGTAATATTATCATGCGGGGAACCTTCCTTTGCATCCAGGCCATCTACCCTCATATGCGTGATCGTGGTCACGGCAAGATTGTTAACGTCAGCTCCATTTCCGGTATTATCGGTGGCGCCGTTTCCAAATTTGATGACAGTCCAGAAATGCTGCGCGGCCGCTCGGGCCCGGCCTATGCCGCTGCCAAGGGGGGAGTTCTATCACTAACCCGCTGGTTAGCCAAGGATATCGCAAAAGATGGAATCTACGTTAACGCCATTGCCCCCGGAGCCTGCAAAACAGAAATGACCAAGGGATTTGATTACAGTGTTCAGGGACTACCCATCGCCCGTTGGGGCACCCCCGAAGACATGGCCGATGCGGTGCTTTTTTTAGCTTCCGCGGCCTCCAACTACATCACCGGCCAAGTACTGAATGTCGACGGCGGCTGGGTAATGGCATGA